A stretch of DNA from Marinitoga hydrogenitolerans DSM 16785:
ACATCATTAACAACACGAGCTAAAATCTTTCCAACAGGTCTGCTATCAAAAAACGAAAAAGATAGCTTTTGTATATGTTCATATAACTCATGCCTTATATTTAAAACAATTTTATTGGTTATTTTACCCATTTCTATAATTCTAATTCTTGATAAAAATAAAGAAATTATATTTAATAATAAAATTAAACCTCCAATCATAAACAAACCATTTAAATCATTATTTGCTATATATTTGTCAATAGCAACCTTAAAAAAGTATGGATTAATCAAATTTATTATCATAACTATAATCATCAAAAATATTACAAATACAGTTTTTAATAAAAAAGGTTTTAAATATGAAAATATTCTAAAAATGATATTTAATTTTTCAAATTTCATTAAATCACCTCATCTCTTATTAAATCTTCAAAATCTTTAAATTGCTCTTTAAATATTTCAAAATATTTTCCTTTTTGTTCTAATAATTCGTAATGATTTCCTCTTTCAACAATTTCACCATTTTCAAGAAATATTATTTCATCAGCGTTTTTTACAGCAGATATTCTGTGAGCAATAATAATTTTTGTATTTTGTTTTTCCTTTGAATAAATACTTTCCAATAATTCATATTCTGTATCCATGTCAAGAGCAGATGTTGCATCGTCAAAAATAATAATAGGAGCATTTTTTAATAATCCTCTTGCAATGGTTAAACGTTGTTTTTGTCCTCCAGATAACCCTAAACCTCTTTCTCCTATTAATGTATCGTATTTTTCAGGTAATTTCATAATAAAATCATGAGCTTGAGCTTCTTTACAAACATTAATAATTTCTTTATCTGTTGCATTTCCTTTTCCATACTTAATGTTTTCTTTTACTGATTCAGAAAACAAAAATGTATCCTGAAAAATAATACTAATATTTTTTCTTAAAGAATTTAATGAAATATCATTTACATTTATACCATCAATAAGTATTTCACCTTCGTCTATTGGATAAAATCTTGAAATTAAACTAATTAATGTACTTTTTCCAGAACCCGTTGGTCCCATAATTGCTAAAGTTTTCCCTTCATCAATTTTGAAATTAATATTCTTTAATACATATTCATTTTCATATTTGAAACTTACATTTTTAAATTCGATAGATCCATGGATTCTATCTAATTCGATTCCTTTAAAATCTTCTTCTATTTCATTAAAAATCTTTTCAATCTTTTTTGCTGAAGCATTTGCTTGAGATAATATATTTGACAGCCAACCAATTAATCTCATAGGCCATACAATCATCCACATATATCCATTAAAGGCGACTA
This window harbors:
- a CDS encoding ABC transporter ATP-binding protein; the encoded protein is MGKAFDKISDQAAVINTTAQENISGVRLVKAFAREKYEILKFLKLNDENYNLNIMKSKIWGKYFPTIEFLGNAALILVVTVGGMFVINEKISLGTLVAFNGYMWMIVWPMRLIGWLSNILSQANASAKKIEKIFNEIEEDFKGIELDRIHGSIEFKNVSFKYENEYVLKNINFKIDEGKTLAIMGPTGSGKSTLISLISRFYPIDEGEILIDGINVNDISLNSLRKNISIIFQDTFLFSESVKENIKYGKGNATDKEIINVCKEAQAHDFIMKLPEKYDTLIGERGLGLSGGQKQRLTIARGLLKNAPIIIFDDATSALDMDTEYELLESIYSKEKQNTKIIIAHRISAVKNADEIIFLENGEIVERGNHYELLEQKGKYFEIFKEQFKDFEDLIRDEVI